In a genomic window of Tachysurus vachellii isolate PV-2020 chromosome 13, HZAU_Pvac_v1, whole genome shotgun sequence:
- the ccdc85b gene encoding coiled-coil domain-containing protein 85B has translation MGSDGEILSHDLAKVSDEDLLACSKEELVSRLRREESEKMSALIQRGRLIKEVNKQLQGHLLEIRELKAINQRLQEENQELRDLCCFLDDDRLKVKKLAREWQLFGHHAAKVMRDDLGGYLKKLSDLEHLQDGLVKENLDLKELCLVLEEECVSRSDSSPGGSTELNLPCMVARDLGDGSSSTGSVGSPDQLHLVCSPDD, from the coding sequence ATGGGAAGTGATGGTGAAATTTTAAGCCATGACTTGGCAAAGGTGTCTGATGAGGACTTGTTGGCATGCTCAAAAGAAGAGCTGGTGAGTCGACTACGGCGAGAGGAGTCAGAGAAGATGTCGGCGCTCATTCAGCGTGGGCGCCTAATCAAGGAGGTGAACAAGCAACTTCAGGGACATCTGCTTGAAATCAGGGAGCTCAAAGCCATCAACCAGCGGCTGCAGGAAGAGAACCAGGAGTTGCGTGACTTGTGCTGCTTCCTTGACGATGACAGGTTGAAAGTAAAGAAGCTAGCACGAGAATGGCAACTGTTCGGTCATCATGCCGCCAAAGTGATGCGTGATGATCTGGGCGGATACCTGAAGAAGCTCTCTGATCTGGAGCATCTGCAGGATGGTCTGGTCAAGGAGAATCTGGACCTGAAGGAACTGTGTCTTGTGCtcgaggaggagtgtgtgagcaGGAGTGATTCCAGTCCAGGAGGGTCAACTGAGCTCAACCTGCCATGTATGGTGGCCCGGGACCTCGGTGATGGAAGCTCTAGTACTGGGAGCGTAGGCAGCCCTGACCAGCTCCACCTGGTGTGCTCACCTGATGACTGA